The stretch of DNA CGCGCCTTTCACGGCGAACCAGCTCCCCGCGACCAGCATTACGCAACAGGCCAGCATGGCACAACGCAGGCCGAACCGGTCGGACAGTATTCCGATTATCGTGGGTGAAACAGCGTCGCCAAGAATATGAATTATAAACACGTTCAGCGCAAAAGCCATGGACCGAACCGATAAATCCGTGCAGGCCACCACGGCCGCGTTCATCGGCGCGATATTCACAAACACCAGAATTTCGGCTATGACCAGCGCGGTTAAAGCCACCGGCAGACTGTCAGCGGCCAGGCCGGTTATCAGAAACGGCAGCGACAGCAGCAGCGCGGCGGCGGTAATAATGAAGTATGCCCTGTCCGTTTTTTCATGCAGCCAGTCGGCGGCCCAGCCGCCGAGCAGCGTGCCGGCGCTGCCGGCCAGCACTGTCATTATGCCGAACACCAGCCCCGCTTTTCCTACGCTCATGCCGTAATAACGGGTAAAAAAAGTGGGCGCCCACGCGGCAAACCCGCCCAGCGTGAAAGTGGACATGGCAAGCGACAGGCACGCATACATGAAAGGCCTGTTCCTGAAAAACTCAAGGTACTGCCGCCAGTCCGGGCCGGCTTGCGCTGCGCGCCCGGCCTGACGGCGAGGATCGCGCAAAGCAAACGCCAGCACACCCAGAATAATACCCGGCACGCCAACCATCATAAACGCCGCGCGCCAGCCAAACGCCTGCCCCAGTTTCCCGCCGAGCAGATAACCTAGCGCGCTGCCCATGGGCAGCGCCATGGTAAACAGCGCCAGCACCCGCGCGCGGCGAGCGGCGGGAAAATATTCCGCCACGAACGACGGGGAAATCGCCGTAAACCCCGCCTCGCCGATCCCTATGAACGAACGCGCGAACAGCAGGTGTCCGTAATTCCTGACCGCAGCACCCGCCATCGTGGCAAAACTCCACAGCAGCGCGCTGGCGGCAATCAGCTTCTGCCGGGGCCCGCGGTCCGCCAGATACCCGATTCCCGGAGAAGCCGCCAGATAAACCAGCATGAACGCCGACGCCAGCAGC from Elusimicrobiaceae bacterium encodes:
- a CDS encoding MFS transporter, giving the protein MTEFQKEPAACGAAQGFVFAGAKSVFALLFLINLFNYIDRQVLYAVFPLIKSDLGISDAALGLLASAFMLVYLAASPGIGYLADRGPRQKLIAASALLWSFATMAGAAVRNYGHLLFARSFIGIGEAGFTAISPSFVAEYFPAARRARVLALFTMALPMGSALGYLLGGKLGQAFGWRAAFMMVGVPGIILGVLAFALRDPRRQAGRAAQAGPDWRQYLEFFRNRPFMYACLSLAMSTFTLGGFAAWAPTFFTRYYGMSVGKAGLVFGIMTVLAGSAGTLLGGWAADWLHEKTDRAYFIITAAALLLSLPFLITGLAADSLPVALTALVIAEILVFVNIAPMNAAVVACTDLSVRSMAFALNVFIIHILGDAVSPTIIGILSDRFGLRCAMLACCVMLVAGSWFAVKGARSVESDGGA